The nucleotide sequence GCGGTTGCTCAGGGAGGATTTTCCGACATTCGGCCGGCCGACAAAGCAGATGTTCAGGCGTTCCTTGTCCCGCTCATCGGGCGCGGGCACCGGGCCCAGTTTCTCGAGCAGGGCGTTGCGCACCTCGGCCTCGCCGTTGCCGTGCTCCGCCGAAATGTAGAAGGGCTCGCCGAAACCCAGCCGGTAGAATTCCTCGATCTCCGCAATCTTCTCCTTCCCGCTGTCCGCCTTGTTGGCGATCAGCATCACCGTCTTCTTGCTGCGGCGGAGCATACCGGCGATGCGATCGTCGAGCGCCGTGACGCCTTCGCGCGCATCGACCACAAAGAGAATGACACTGGCCGTGGTGATGGCGAAGTGCACCTGCTGCTCGGACGCTTTCGTGATCAACGCCGGGGTATCGCTCCCGGTCAGACCCAAGCCACCGGTGTCCAGGAGCGTGAAGGCGCCGTCCTTCACTTCCGCATGCACCACGTCCCGCGTCACGCCCGGCTGGTCATGAACCACGGATATACGCTTCTGCGCCAATCGGTTAAAAAGGCGGCTCTTGCCCACGTTCGGGCGGCCCACGATGGCGACGATGCGCGATACATTCTGCATCCCCCGAGGTATCCTGTCCCTCAGGCAGCTTGCAAGCGATTGTTCCGGGGGGATTTGCCGGGATCGGCCGCTCAAGTTACGGCCGCCGGGGCCGATGAACCGGGCTCGGGCCATCGAGTTATGAACATCCTTATCGCCGACGACGAGGCGCGCTACCGCGACTTGCTCACCCACCTGTTCGCCAAATGGCCCGAACACCAGCTGACGTTGGCCGGGGACGGACAGGAGGCCTGGGACCTGCTCGACGACCCCAAGCTCAAGTTCGATGTCGTGATTCTCGACCTAAACATGCCCAAGTGCAGCGGGCTCGACGTCC is from Lacunisphaera limnophila and encodes:
- a CDS encoding response regulator — encoded protein: MNILIADDEARYRDLLTHLFAKWPEHQLTLAGDGQEAWDLLDDPKLKFDVVILDLNMPKCSGLDVLRRLHASPFHHSVEAIICTARNDRETITQVIALGARHYLVKPWSEKTLADKLRGIAESRAA